Proteins co-encoded in one Methylobacterium sp. WL1 genomic window:
- a CDS encoding aspartate kinase produces the protein MPRLVMKFGGTSVATLDRIRNVARHVAREVAAGYEVAVIVSAMSGKTNELVEWVKDANPLYDPREYDAVVASGELVTAGLLAVALQKDGLKARSWQGWQIPVLTSDAHGSARIAEIDPKNLEAGFAKGEVAVIAGFQGIHAETGRVTTLGRGGSDTSAVAVAAAIQAERCDIYTDVDGVYTTDPRIVPKARRMERVTFEEMLEMASLGAKVLQVRSVELAMVHRVPTTVRSSFDPPDAARPGTLICDEDDIVEQQIITGIAFSRDEAQITLRRVKDSPGVAAAIFGPLADANINVDMIIQTVSGDQSTTDMTFTVPAAEYERTRAILNQASPQIGYAQIEGATDVVKVSAIGVGMRSHAGVAAKAFRALAEKGINIRAITTSEIKFSVLIDAAYTELAVRTLHSLYGLDQA, from the coding sequence ATGCCCCGTCTGGTGATGAAATTCGGCGGCACCTCCGTCGCCACGCTCGACCGCATCCGCAACGTGGCCCGCCACGTCGCCCGCGAGGTCGCGGCCGGCTACGAGGTCGCCGTGATCGTGTCGGCCATGTCCGGCAAGACCAACGAGCTGGTCGAGTGGGTGAAGGACGCCAACCCGCTCTACGACCCGCGCGAGTACGACGCCGTGGTGGCCTCGGGCGAGCTGGTGACCGCGGGCCTCCTGGCGGTCGCCCTGCAGAAGGACGGCCTCAAGGCCCGCTCCTGGCAGGGCTGGCAGATTCCCGTGCTGACCTCGGATGCGCACGGCTCGGCCCGCATCGCCGAGATCGACCCGAAGAACCTCGAGGCGGGCTTCGCGAAGGGCGAGGTGGCGGTTATCGCCGGCTTCCAGGGCATCCATGCCGAGACCGGCCGGGTGACGACCCTCGGGCGCGGCGGCTCGGACACCTCAGCGGTGGCCGTGGCAGCCGCGATCCAGGCCGAGCGCTGTGACATCTACACGGACGTGGACGGGGTCTACACCACCGATCCGCGCATCGTGCCGAAGGCCCGGCGCATGGAGCGCGTGACCTTCGAGGAAATGCTGGAGATGGCGTCGCTCGGCGCCAAGGTCCTGCAGGTCCGCTCCGTGGAACTCGCCATGGTCCACCGGGTGCCGACCACGGTCCGGTCCTCCTTCGATCCGCCGGACGCAGCGCGCCCGGGCACCCTCATCTGCGACGAGGACGACATCGTGGAACAGCAGATCATCACCGGGATCGCATTCTCCCGGGACGAGGCGCAGATCACCCTGCGCCGGGTCAAGGACAGCCCCGGCGTGGCCGCCGCCATCTTCGGGCCGCTGGCCGACGCGAACATCAACGTCGACATGATCATCCAGACCGTGTCGGGCGACCAGTCGACCACCGACATGACCTTCACGGTGCCGGCCGCCGAGTACGAGCGCACCCGCGCGATCCTCAACCAGGCGAGTCCGCAGATCGGCTACGCGCAGATCGAAGGGGCCACCGACGTGGTCAAGGTCTCGGCGATCGGCGTCGGGATGCGCAGCCACGCGGGCGTCGCAGCCAAGGCGTTCCGGGCTCTGGCCGAAAAGGGCATCAACATCCGCGCGATCACCACGTCGGAGATCAAGTTCTCCGTGCTGATCGATGCGGCCTATACGGAGCTTGCCGTGCGCACGCTCCACTCGCTATACGGCCTGGATCAGGCCTGA